From the genome of Phoenix dactylifera cultivar Barhee BC4 chromosome 17, palm_55x_up_171113_PBpolish2nd_filt_p, whole genome shotgun sequence:
TGAAGTTTTGATGATGAATGGGATATACGGAAACAAGCAAATCTGATTGGCGGCGTGCACACGCCGTCGCCGTCTAaggatataatttcttctaTCTTCCAGTGCTTCTAAGAGAAGGAATGATGATCTttagcgcaaaaaaaaaaaaaaaaaaaagaaaaaaaaaagaaaaaagaaaaaaggaatgaTGATCGCGGAGCCATTTCGCCGTTACCCACGCGGCGGGGCCTGCAGCCTGCTCCTTCCAGTCTACCACCTGCCATTCTTGTGGCGTTTTTGTAATTAGAGGGTCACACGAACAGAATTCTCGTAAAACGCGTCTCACTCGGGCGTCTTCTACATCGCCgtcccttcctctcttccttcccctACCTTCTCTCTTCTCGTTATTTATTCAAACCTACTTCGCTCCTCCTCCCCAGCTCCCTTCGtcgacttcctctccttctccttctccttctccttctccttcttcttcttcttcttcttcttcttcttcgcttcCCAGGTCCCCAGAAACTCCCACCTTTTTCCTCCAAAAACGCCGATGTTTCTCACGGAGAAGGCCGCAACCCGTCTCAcgctcctcctcttcccttccAAGAACTCTCTCCCATCCCCCTTCCCCTCCCTCCCGTTCGACCAAGCCCTCATCGCTCGCCTCCATTCTCTCCTCCCCATTCCCAATTTCTCGTCTTCAATTCCTCTTTCTTGGCTCTGCCGGGCGGTGGATTTCTTAGCTCTCACCCTCTCCGACGCGGCCGCCCTCATTTCTGACCCCTCCCTCTCCGGCTCCGACCGTGCCGCCCTCGCCGCCCACCTCGACTCCGGCATCGCCCTCCTCGACGCCTGCAACGCCGTCGCCGCCCACATCGACCGCCTCCTGCgtcgccgcctcctcctccgcttCGCCCTGCACCTCCTCTCCTCCCCGGACTCCCTCCGCCGCGCCCGCGATGTCATCGCCGAGTGGGACCGGGATCGCCGGCCCCCGCGAGCGATCCACGACTCAGCCGGCATGCTGGTGAGATCTCTCGCCCCCGGCGATCCCCCCCGCGGCAAGATCTCCGCCGTCCACAGGGCGATCTACGCCGTGGAAGCCGTCTCCAGCTTGGTCGCCGGGGCGGTCATCGCCGTACTAGGAGGCGGCGAGAAGGAGGATCTCTCCGGGATCAGCGTCTCCGGCGACTTCCCGTGGGCGGAGGCCTTCAACAAGGTGGCGGAGGCGGTTTCCAGCGAGCTGGGCGAGGGCCTCCCCGGGGAAGTGGAGGCGGCGGAGGCTTCCGTTAGGAGGCTGGCGGCCGTCATCGATGGGGAGGATACCGGCGACAAAACGGAAACGTTACGGAGCGCCGTGAAGGATGCGGAGAAGGCGGCGGAAGAAATGAAGGATGGATTGGACCGTTTGTCAAACGCCGTTAACGGGTTGTTTTGCGCGGCGTTGCGCACGAGGGACGCGGCGTTGCAGAGCTTTCGTATTGGTCTGCAAAATTGTAGatagattgaaggagaagggtATAGATGGAAGTTCCTTCAAAATCATTTGTTTATTTAAGGGCTGGAAAGCAAAAATCTGtcccccaaaaaaaataaatttgttttGTTCCcaagctttttgttttttttttgtgttaacatttttttttttttccgtcgaagacggatgattcatagatatatctaaaaaaaaatcaaggaacAATAGATTTTGAAGTGCACTAGGCAGCTTCTTTTCAAGCTCATTCTACCATGCCTAATATAAGTAGTTAGTTTAACTCAGCCGTTTCAAAGGGTTAACCATTCCAATGAGCTTGATCATAACATGAACCAATTTGCGCAACTAGAGCCTGAATTGTGCCTTGGCCGACAAGCAACATTATAGAGGTATTCCAAACATTACTCCAAACCAGCTAAACAAATCAAACATATGGCCTCCGGTTTAAGAGACCCACCAAATGGTTTCACATAGAATTTGTTCACGTTATGTGCTTTCATCTTACATGTTTTGGTATCATTAATCTGTCTAAAGAGAGATCGATGCAAAAGAGAGGGAATACCAAATGAAAGCTAGCAAATACATTGTTGTGCAAAAATGACGAAATGTAGCACTGTTGGAAAATTGCTTGCTGAAGGAATACTATTAGATGCAGACGATTATGTGAAGGGATCAAGGGGAACGCTGGGGGGTAGAACAAAGAGCATTTTCAATGAAAATAATGTTACATTGCACCACGTAGAGGGATTGCATTTGTGATGTAGTTTGAGTGATCTTAGTTCTCACTCAATGTTTTGTTTTGAGTGGCAGCCACGCAAGGGCTGGCGCAGGTAGGCATCACATGGCTGGTCGGCGCGAAATTTCGCCACccatagggctcgtttggtttgcgggaaaagaagggggaaaagtgtggtcaacagaaaagtaatgagatgcctcttgtttggttggagttttcaaatgagagagaaggaaaagttgtatttccatgggaatgtgattcccacattttatgggaaagtctttcccatgagaaacatgggaaagttactttcccatgaggcgggaatcactcaatttttactttttcccaaaaagtcccttcagcattaaagaagcattaaagaggcattaaaaatctaatttttattaagggcataataggaattatatataactttcctaggaaagtgaatggccaaccaaacataagcaccttggaaatttgtcactttcccatggtcaaccaaacatgccaaaagtactttcttaggcatcctcttcctaggaatttgtttcccaggaatcatattcctaggaaggaaaatgcttcccgcgaaccaaacgagcccatagtGGCTGCTGACCGAACTTCAGAGCTGGTGTTGCCCACACACTTCAACAAACGTGGACGACATGAAATATGAgactattaaaataatattaatggTGCAATTTGTATGACCAGTGGTGACTCCGTGACTGCTGCTTGCTTAGCTTAAATTaagcaaaagaaaagaggaTCAGGGGCTTATGGTTTAATTGGTTGAAATATACCACTCATAATGGTGATATTGTAGGTTCGAGCCCCATTAAGCCCATCCAACCTGCTTAATCAACGACTCCGGTAGTCATCGAGCAAAGAACATGGAGTAGTTTTAAAGTCTAGAAACCGGACATAACTCTTTATTTCTAGAAAGCCTCTACGCTACTAGCATTCAAAAGTCaaccaaatatatatattttgaaccctccgtgtgagtacgtTACATTTAACATCACCGAAGCTACCAGTGGACCAATAAGTCCTCCCAGACTCCGTGTCCGAGCAGGGAGCATCCGATCTacacaatttaatcgacgcttgCATATTTCGAACttggaaccacttggttggaagtaagACAATGGTACCACTGAGCTACCACCTCAGTGGCATagcaaaaaagtttttaatatcTGAAACTGTGTTATATGGAGGCTATTATTTGCTATGTAACTGAAAATAGTGACAAATTACGGCAAAAACCCATTGCTTTACTTTTCTGTAACTCACCAGATAATGCTTTGGAATCATGCATCATTTTTGAATTGTTTTTGGgtagaaaatttttattttaaaaaacaaaCACTATATTTCATGAGAAGAAAACTGGGGATATGATGACTGTTACAATTGTTACATAATGTCACGTCCCCGCTTccgcggagcacgtgaggcacctagtgcctacgtgggggccatatgagggaggaaacacggggctcccctgccagatattgttcggttccggggcttcacgcaagcgtccttcaccccttcccggttttgttttctacccaaaacgcgtctgcaggattaggagacacccgcctcatatgtccaggctctagaacgagtctttccgatgtgggactattggaccTCAcatccttcccaccatcggacaagagccatcctcggctctgataccaaatgtcaagTCCCCGCTTTcgcggagcacgtgaggcacctagtgcccacgggGGGCTATATGAGGgaggaaacacggggctcccctgccagatattgtccgttccggagcttcacgcaagtgtccttcacccctccccggttttattTTCTACCCAAAAcgtgtctgcaggattaggagacacccgcctcatatgtccaggctctagaacgagtctttccgatgtgggactattggaccTCAcatccttcccaccatcggacaaaagCCATCCTCGGCTCTAATACCAAATGTCAAGTCCCCGCTTTtgcggagcacgtgaggcacctagtgcccacgtgggggccgcatgaggggggaaacacggggctcccctgccagatattgtccagtTCCGGGGCTTCACACAAGCGtctttcacccctccccggttttgttttccacccaaaacgcgtctgcaggattaggagacactcgcctcatatgcccaggctctagaacgagtctttccgatgtgggactattgggccacACACATAATGTTAAAGATAATGATGATAAATCATGTACCATGACTGTCATGAAATTGGCAACTTTGATAACTCGAATTCTTATCTTGATGTCATGAATATTTACATCATAAAGGATGTAGTTCAAAGCCATGCATTGAACCTTTAACACAATGTGATTGAATTTGATTTCTATAAATGTTGATTATGATGGTTTCTTGAGATAATTTCATTTTACTTACATAGCTAATTGTCACTTTTCAGATAACTACATAGTTAATTGTCACTTTTCAGATAACTCCATAGAACATGATAAACCTAATACTAAACAAAGAAAAGCTTATTAGTCGATTGTATCAAGGAAATAATCCCCTTTGCATATTGTATCCATGAAATCTAAGTTGCCTACAACCTTCTAACCATTTTTTCATGACTTTTAAGTACATCAGAATTTAGCGTAAAGAGTTGGATCCATCTTATTTCATTGGGATCTGAGTGTTGGAAATAATCATTGCTTCCAAGCATTACTAACTAAATTAGCACAACATCGCACTATCATCATGACTAGAAGAACAACATCTTAAACACTTATTTGGTTGTTTCCCATTTCCTAAATACTAATAAGCAATAAAACATGAAAAATAACTCTTAGAACAGACAAGTCTCCCCTGCGTCTTAAGAAATTTCACCAGCAACCAGACAACCCCTAAGACAAGAATTTGATGCAGCTATATGCATCGTCCGAGATCTAATGTTAAACTCCATCGTCTCGTACCTTGCAAGGCATGGTTGCCATGAAAGCTTTTATTTGTATgcgtttattattattattatttttttgggccCCAGGGATGGGGTGAGGTGGTTGGGGTGCACCAAAGATTTCGTGGTGAAACTGGGACATTTGGACAACTAGGCCTGGTGGGCTACGAAGCCCAGCCTCTTCTTGGATTCACAGGCCGGAGTAAGCACTAGTCCAGCCCAATATGTTGGAAATTAAGAACACGCACGGTATCTCGTAAATGAtgaagaaattatatcctatttCTAGACCTGCAAGTCCTCAGGTTCGCCACGTCAGCAATCTAATGAAACATGGTGTGAAGAGTCCAGATTCCGTCGGCGAATTAAACACCCTCCTTCTCCCTGTTCCTTTTCCTTCTCGTTCTGGAAATTGAAGGAAAACAAAGAGGCGACAAAAAGAAGAGCTTGAATTTCGAAATGCCCGTTGTCCGTCCTGTATCCACTCCCTCCAAATCCTAACCCTAGTCCTCTCCCTGATCGACCGCATGATGCCCGATGAACGGCCCCCGGGTCCCGATGTCCACCTCCATGTCCCCAGCTCCCCTCTCCggccctctcccctcctccttctcctcctccgccgctgcCCGATCGTCGCCGGCGCCCCTCCAATCCCatctcccttctcccctctccctcggcctcctccccctccccccggTTCCCGGCTCCACGCCCCGCCTCCCGCCATCCGGCCTCGACCCGGATGAGAGCGCGCCCATAGCGAGGGTGAGGCTGGCGGACATCGCGCCCTACGAGGGGGCGCCCGGCGCGGCCTACGTTAGGGCGGTGGAGGCACTGTCCGGGTCGCTTATGAGGCACAACGCCGTGGTGATCGAACTCGGGAGGGAGGAGGCAGTGGTGGTTCGGTGCGCGCTCGAGTCGGTGAGGATGTTCTTTAAAGCAAGAGCGCAGTGCAGCAGTGGCGGTGGGGGATTGGTGGGTTGGGGAAAAGTGGGCCGCGAGGTTTACATCTACCGCGCCGGGAGGTAGGAAACTGATGCAAAGTTGTATAAAAGTTAGTTTTTtgtgtcttctttttttctttctatttttttctgtcTTAATTTTGGCTCGCGATTGCTGAAATTATGGAATACGATGATGAAGAATTCGTTTCGggttaattaatatttttagccGTGACTCTGatactaaatacaaaaaattGGAACTTTATTGTTCTAAAATGTTGGGGTCATTTCTTGGTGCAATGGTTAAAGTCTTGGGCTGACGAGCGCAATGGCGCAGGTTCAAGTCCCAGGGCCGCTACTTTGTGCAAAAAAAATTACCAATCCCAGCTCCTTGCAGCACCCTGGATTGCCAGGACCATAACTAGGTAATAGCCATTCCTTATTCTTATTTGAAAATTCATGGTTGGAAGCAACTTCTTGGTCAGATTACTGGAGTATTTGCTGACTTTGGATCAGTTTTGTTTCTTGAAGTGGCACTGAGTTATCACAATGGACAATTAGATGTGTATGTATCTGTATATATCCAGTCTTGAAGGTACAAACAAAAGGCATGGTTGTTCTAGAACTATTGTAATTATGAGTAAAGAGATTACCTCTGATGGATCTTTTGACAATGGGTCATTGTTGGTGTATATTTCTGTTTTGCAGATTGCCTTTACCAAATATTATTGGAGTTGTAAATTGGTGCATGCACATCTGGTCTAGGTGCATGCTTGTTTTGATGGTCGCTTAACTTCCTGTAACTTTAAATTTTTGGTCAGGTGTCCCTATGGGCCTTGAATATATATTATCCTACTGTGAAAGGGTAGGTGGAAAATTAGTTCCTAATTTGAGTTAGATTACAAgcacttttatttatttgaagaaTAGGACATTCCCTTGTTCTGAGCAAATGTTTGATCTATGTGTAGTTGCATACTAGTAAGTGTTATGGAGCGTTTAGGTGACTAGGAATTTCTTTCATGTTATGAGAAGAGGGCAGATCTCAAGAGGAGTCTAACTATGAGTTGAGCATAAGAAGTGACAGGAGCTGGATGGTGCATGataaatttgaaaattaatCTTCATAACATTTTGGAACATTTATTTGTGCATTGAACAAACTTTTAAACCAAAGTTGATGGAGGTTTGAAATCAAAGGGAGAGGATTTGAATACTTCTATTTCAGAGAAGTTTAGCCTTGGATGGGAGCAAGCATTAGAAGTGGACTTATGCGCACAACCCTCGATCATTGGAATAAGATTTGCTCTCTAGTTTCTTGTATTACATGGGTTTATGCTTGTTCCCTTTTCTCAACTTACTTTTTTAATTTGTGTGTGCATTTTGCAAGCCACTTTTTTGACATTTCGCAAACACCATTATTTCTTCAAGACATCCCTGCTATGCATAATAACTATCAGAAATACTAATGGGCATCTTACATTTCTGGTTAGTTATTTCATAGAAAAGCTGGTTAAACAAGCTTAGACTTTTATAAATTGCTTGTTTAGGAGGTTTGCTTTTAGGGTTCTGTTTGCAGATGTGTATATATTATGTTTTATCTAGAAACATGTTGATGAGTGAAGCATGATAAATGGATTACTCTTTCAGGGTTTTTTTGGTTCTGTTAAGAATGTTCTgtcaacaatttatttgaggttTTGGACTAGTTTGTTACCTAGATCTTATCACCTCTTTGGTAATATGCTAAATTTTAAACAATAGAGGTGTGAGGCAGGTGGATAGGGGAGTTCTCGACAGCTAGGTGGTGCTCGACACCTAGGGAGGCACTCAGTACCTAGGTGCAAGGTGGGTGCTTGATCAAAACCACCGCTGCACCAATGGCAGTGGTAAAACCACCATCCCTTGCAGTGTTGCAGGCACCACCAGAAGCAGTATAACCACCATCCTTGGTGGTACTGTAGGAACCATCGACAACGGCAGAACCACCACACTCGGTGCTACTGCAGGCACCACTAGTTGCAGTTTAGCCATGGCGGTGTTGCAGGAACCACTGGCAGTAGCATAACCACCACCATTGCTGCTGATGGTAGCTCCATTCACGCCtttgaaaaaagaagaaaagaaagaggaaaatagAAGGAAATAGAGGGAGAAAGCATAAAAAATAAGCTTACCTTTCCTTATCATTTGTTGCTTCACCACCACCTCCACTCTAATGGCTTCCTTGCCATGACGCCACCTCCACGTCTGCACCATCATGCTTCACTACCTTGTTCACTTCTTGTTGCTCATTACTCATTGCTCGCCGCTCACCGCCAACCAGCGGCACCCACCCACCAGGCCATCAGATTAGCTAGGATTTCATTGATAGGACGAGAGGAGGAAATGGGAGGAAGAGTAATTGGGAGGGATTAGGGAAGGTGAATGGGTAAAGTTGGAGACATTTGGGGTCCAATAAGTGATGGTCCCTAGCTCATTAACCTAAACCTGCTTCATACCTAGCCTATGTGCATGCCTTGTGGCGTGCGGATTTCTGGGGTCAACTGGCCCAATTGTAGTGCTGGGTGCCCGGTGCCTAGGCAGCCGCCCAACCCATTATTTAAAACAATGGTAATATGGTTGTTGACTTAAAACCTTTATGCATGGAGAGGATTTCTTTGACTAGGTCTTCCAATATTGATGGATCTCCTTGGTCTTGTTATATGGATTTTATTAAGCTACTTTTTTTTCTTAGGCCTTGATAGGGGCGTGCACAATTGTAGGTTATTTTGGGTAATGTCAGGCATTATGTGCTCATGGGCCATATTTTACCATAGGCCTGCACTTTTTGTGGATTCTGTAGGGGATGGCCGATCACCTACATACAAGGGTTGGCCGATCACCTACATACAAGGGTTGGCCGATCAATTAAAAGTGATGCAACAATGAAACCTGACTAACTTAATTCAGGGAGATTTTTTTGTTCACTTTCTTTTATGCCAAGTTTAAGATTCGTTTGCCCTt
Proteins encoded in this window:
- the LOC103717231 gene encoding protein BPS1, chloroplastic-like, translating into MFLTEKAATRLTLLLFPSKNSLPSPFPSLPFDQALIARLHSLLPIPNFSSSIPLSWLCRAVDFLALTLSDAAALISDPSLSGSDRAALAAHLDSGIALLDACNAVAAHIDRLLRRRLLLRFALHLLSSPDSLRRARDVIAEWDRDRRPPRAIHDSAGMLVRSLAPGDPPRGKISAVHRAIYAVEAVSSLVAGAVIAVLGGGEKEDLSGISVSGDFPWAEAFNKVAEAVSSELGEGLPGEVEAAEASVRRLAAVIDGEDTGDKTETLRSAVKDAEKAAEEMKDGLDRLSNAVNGLFCAALRTRDAALQSFRIGLQNCR